The sequence TCCTTTCATGTTATGTAATCGCTTATATAACGAAACGGCTGATTTGTTTCCACTAACACAACTATACCGATTTTTTCACCGTCTGGGTAGTAATATTACGCAACGTTCATGAAATCGCCAAGAAGAAAAGAAAGTGGTAAAATATGAACAAGAAAAGGAAGGGGATGATATCGGTGTACGTATTTATGACAAATGGCACAATCGACTATTTGCAACGATTGCGTAGCCAATATGCAAATGAGCGTATGTTGCTTGTATACGATGAAGACAATGGTATGCTTATTCACGAAACAGAAGGAACAAGCGTCTTTCACGAGCCGCGTCCATACGAAGTACTTGATGCGGTTGGCCCATTAGGTGGATCATTTGTTGTTTGCAATAATATTCCTGTTACTGATGAAGGAAGACCGTTATTTGAACATCGTTTTCAACAACGGGCGCGCTTAATTGAAAAAGAGCCTGGATTTGTCGCCATTCGCGTGTTACGTCCGTTAAAAAGCGATACATACGTCATTATGACGATGTGGGAAAATGAAAGTGCCTTTCGTCGTTGGCAACAGTCTAAAGCTTACGAAAAAGCGCATGAAAAACGTGGCACAGAAAAAGCAATCGATCAACAACGGTCCATTTTTCCGCGTCCATCCTATGTGACAACATATGCAGTTGTAAAAGAAGGCTGACACATCGTCAGCCTTATCCATTCCAAGCGTTCATGCCGCCGCGCACGTTCACGACGCGCTCAAATCCATTTTTCGCTAATATTTTTGCCGCAACAAAATAAATAAGCAAAATGATGAGAACGACATTAATCCATGTACCCATATATGCTCCTCCTAAATACGTATATGGGTATATTAACCCGTTTTCGATCATTTGTCAACGATGGTATAATGGAAAAAAACAGAAGGAGCGGTTCACGTGAAAACATTACTATTTGCTAAGCTTCGTGAATATTACGACGAAATGGTTACGATTCGCCGTTATTTGCATCAACATCCCGAACTATCGTTTCAAGAGTATAAAACAGCCGCATATATTGCCAATTACTATAAACAACTTGGCATTCCTGTGCGAACAAATGTTGGAGGAAACGGGATCGTCGCAACTATTCATGGCCAACAAGGCGGAAAAACAGTAGCGCTTCGGGCGGATTTTGACGCCCTTCCGATTCAAGATGAAAAAGATGTACCATATAAATCAACCGTCCCAGGTGTCATGCACGCATGTGGACACGATGGGCATACGGCCACGCTTCTCGTTCTTGCCAAAGCGCTATATGAATTACGTGAACATTGGAGAGGTACGATTGTTTGCATCCATCAACATGCAGAAGAATACGCGCCAGGCGGGGCAAAGGCGATGATTGAAGACGGCTGTTTAGAAGGAGTAGATGCCATTTTCGGCACACATATATGGGCGACAGCGCCAACAGGTGTCATTCAATATCGGACAGGACCGATTATGGCAGCGGCAGACCGATTCCAAGTCGTCATCCGAGGTTCTGGCGGTCACGGAGCAGAGCCGCACAAAACAAAAGATGCAATCGTTACCGCCTCGCAACTCGTACTACATTTGCAGCAAATCGTTAGCCGTCGCGTCAATCCGCTTGAACCTGCTGTCGTCTCTATCGGCTCTTTCGTTTCCGACAACGCATTTAACGTCATCGCCGATCGCGCCACATTAATCGGAACAGTGCGAACATTTTCTGAGCAAGTACGTGACGATATTGAACAAGAAATTGAGCAAATTGTTAAAGGTACATGCATCGCCAACGGTTGTACGTATGAATACACGTACACCCGCGGTTATCCGCCTGTTGTGAACCATGAAGAAGAAACGAAATTTCTCGCCTCTATCGCCCATGAAATAGATGAAGTCACCGACGTCGTCGAAATTCCTCCGCATATGGGCGGAGAAGATTTCGCCTATTATTTACAACGTGTAAAAGGAACGTTTTTCTTTACAGGGGCAAAAGCCGAAACAACAACAATCGCTTATCCGCATCATCATCCGAAATTTGACTTTGATGAACGTGCGATGCTTATTGCAGCGAAAACACTCGGTCTTGCAGCCATTCAATATACGGAAAAGTAAAAGAAGCGGTTCAAGCCGCTCCTTTTTTTCCGACATAGAACATAACCACACCGTAGCATATGAAAACAATGAAAAACGTCGATAACATAGTGAAAACGCCATGAGCGATATATGCAACCATACCAAAAATAAACGCTTGATTCACCCCAATAGTCAATAACACACTCATAAACGATCGGTGCGCCTCAACAGACGAGATCGGATAAAGGGAGAGAAGCGGATGCCCGCGATGGTGCAAGCGAAGCGAAAGCAATTGTACCGCTGTTGCATACGAACATAAAAGAGCAAACCACTCCACACCGCGAGGCAATGTAAAAATAAAGACGCTACCGATCACAGTCAAGCGAACGAACAAACCGAAATAATCGCCCGCACGGAAAAATGTACGTACATACAAATACGTATACGGTCGCATATGCCAACGATCGAACAAACGGAAAAGGAAACGAAGTGACGTTCGTTTTTTCACCGTATGTTTCATGTGAGGAACATCAACAAACGCGTGGGCGAGCCGATAAAACGCTTGCATTCGTCGCCGTTCATCAGCAAGCAATTGCTCCCATTGAAGCCCATTTTTGCGTCCTTTTCGCTCCACGTATCGCGCAAGGATAACCATAAACAGCAAAGGGACAAACATCCACACATATTGTTGGAGAAATAAAAAATAAAAAAACGCTGCATTCGTTAAAAAGCGAACAAACGTATGAAAATGATCTCGCCCAATTCGTGCCTCCTCTTGCCATTGAACGAACATATTCCATCCTGTTAAAAACACAATCGTCAACAAGACGATAAACAACGGCTGCGATGAAAATTGAAAATGCAAAGGCAAAAGGACGACAAATACAATAAACGAAACGTACAAATGCAGAAAGAAGCTGTACACCGCAGCACGCCAAAAATACGGACGAAGCCGTCGCTCGATCGGAAGAAAAAATACCGCATCTGCTTCTTTAACAAACGTCCGCACTCCACCTTGCGTCACCGCAAAAGCGAGCAGAAGCGAAGCAACAACAGCATAAGGAAAAGACACCAGTTCATCAACTGCTCGCTTATAAAATACCGCACTTGCCCCGATTCCGATAAATAAGACAAGCAACAAATGATCGTTGAACATATAACGACCGTACCGTCTCACCTCGGCGAGATGAGCAATCATCCGCTTTTTCCATAACTGCTGTCCATCAATCATCGTTCGTCTCTTCCTTCGTTAATTCGATATATATATCATCAAGCGTAGCATGAGGCATATGTAACTGCTCTTGAAGCATTGGCAATGATCCGCTTGCTTTCACTTGCCCATCATGTAAAATGATAAACGAATCACAATACCGCTCGGCTGTCGCTAAAATGTGCGTCGACAACAGCACACCCGCTCCCTCCTTTTTTCTTTCCTCAATAAGCTGAAGTAGCGCTTGAATGGCGAGCGGATCTAATCCAACAAATGGTTCATCAATAATATAAAGCGGTACATCGACTAAAAAAGCGCACATAATCATTACTTTTTGTTTCATTCCTTTTGAAAAAAATGCAGGAAACGAACTTAACTTTTTCTCAAGCCGAAACGCCTTCAACAACTGTGGCACGCGCTGTTCGTATGCTCGATCCGTCACACCATACGCCATGGCGGTGAGACGTAAATGTTCTTCAAGCGTCAATTCTTCGTATAGCGCAGGCATTTCCGGAATGTATGTAAATTGTGTGCGATATGCTTGTGGATCATCTTGAAACGTCATACCGTTTATTGTAATTGTTCCTTTACGCGGTTGCATCAATCCGATAATATGTTTAATTGTCGTACTTTTTCCTGCTCCATTTAACCCGATCAGCGCGACAACTTCCCCTTTTTGCACGGTAAACGATACGTCATCTAAAATATCTTTGTTCGTATAGCCCCCGAATATATGCTGAACTTGTAATAGTGCCATCATCGCTTTCCTTTCTTCCGTCATTATTTTTTATTTTAACAAATGAATAATAAAAAGAAAAACGGGTTATGATAAGTAGCGAAGAGGGACAAACAAGTAGCAAGTCGCAGTGAGCAACAAAGCAAGTTCAAGAACATGATGAAATGAGGTGTCTACGGGCCGCACATTAGCTAGCCTGTAACAACGAAAGCACTCCCTTGAAAAGGGGATGGTCATCTTGAACAATGTCGCACTCACAAACGCGTAACTGATTCTACTCGTAAATGAGGTGTTCCCAAAAGACACGTAATCATAAAGATCCCTCTTCAATGGGCAGGATGCGATACGCATCCTGCTCTTTCCGTTTTTCGAAACGACGATCGTGTGGTAAAATAAAGACAAAATGGAAAGAAAGGTGGCATCAACATGAGCGACTGTATTTTTTGTAAAATTATAAACGGCGACATTCCTTGTGCAAAAGTATTTGAAAATGAACATGTCATCGCCTTTTTAGACATTAGTCAAGTGACAAAGGGGCATACGCTCGTTGTACCGAAAATACATAAAGAAAACATTTACGAGCTAACACCTGAACTTGCGCAACGTGTATTTGAAGTTGTTCCTACAATCGCCAACGCGATTCGTGAACAGTTTTCCCCAGAAGGCATCAATATTTTAAACAACAACGGAGAAATTGCAGGCCAAACCGTTTTCCATTATCATATGCATATCATTCCGCGGTACAGTAAAGGAGACGGATTTGGAGCTGTGTGGAAATCCAATCAAAGCAACTATACGTTTGATGAGTTACAACACATCGCTGCACAAATCAAACAAGCTTTATGAAAAGAAGGTGTCCCGCGCGGACACCTTCTTTCGTCATTATTACTCGCTTTTTAATGCGTCTTTTAACGATTTGTCTTTAATGTCGACATTTGCTTCTTTCATCAGCTCATCAAGCTTCGATTGTACTTTCGATGTATCGAGTTTGCTTTTTTTCACTTCGAATTCAATTTCTTCTTTCATTTCGTCAAATGACTTTTTCTCTTCTTTATCCGTTACTTTAATGATATGGTAGCCAAATTGTGTTTTCACTGGATCACTAATTTCACCGACTTTTAACGCATACGCTGCCTTTTCAAACTCTTCCACCATTTTTCCAGGACCAAACCAGCCTAAATCGCCGCCATTTTGTGCTGAACCTGTATCTTTTGAATATTCTTTTGCTAATTTCGCAAAGTCTTCACCTTTTTCTAACTTTGCTTTAATTTCTTTTGCTGTTTTTTCATCGTCGACTAAAATGTGGCTTGCTTTCACTTTCGGCTTATATTCATTGTAGTATTTTTTCAATTCTTCATCGGTTACTTTCATGTCTTCCATCGCTGCTTTCTGGCGCAACAAATCAAGCTTTACCATATCGCGAATCGCTTCTTCGCCATTTTGCTGCACCGCTAAATCATATTGCGTACCGTACATTTCTTTTAAATTTTCGATCTCGTTATTTAGCTCTTCATCCGTTACTTTAAACTTTTTACTTAACACTTTCTCATGTACGAGATCGCGTAACACGTCTTTGCCGTAACGTTCTTTCATTTCGTTGTACAATTCTTCCTTTGTAATGTTGCCTTCCTTCGTTTCAACAACAACTTCTGATCCGTTATTGCAAGCCGAAAGCGCAAGCATCGCTGCCGTCGACATGGCAACTGTCCATTTTTTCATGTTCTCACAACTCCTATCTTTAAATATACACAAAACATACTATACCATATTTTTTCCGAAAGCTAAAATAAAGCAAGCTGCGCCCATACCTTTTTGCTCCTTTTGACATACAATACATTGTCAAAGCGTCGCAACGCCTTCATATACGAAAGGAGGTGTCGTCTATGGGTGCAGGAGCAGGTTATGCAAACGGGTTTGCGTTAATCGTTGTGTTGTTTATTTTATTAATTATCGTTGGTGCCGCTTGGTTATACTAAATGAAAGAAGCTGACAGGGACACTGTCAGCTTCTTTACGCAAACAACACTTCGACGTAGGAAGAAATAAGTAAAATGGTAATAAGGACATTAATGGTACGAAATACTTTTGGCTGTTTCTCTTCTGGAATTTCTTTTTGAATACAAAGCGTATTTGTTAGCTGATTAATGATAAAAAGAATAACTGTCGCAAGGGGTATAAAATAAAGCGCCAAACGAGTCCCCTCCTGTTTTTATGTATTTACTCCCCTACTTTACAACGATTTTTTCGATAAATCAATAATGGACATTTCATTTATGCAACAATTCCTGTAAAATAATACACATAAGTACGCTAAAGGAGTTTCGAAAGATGAGCATTGAACAACGTATTGAAAAGCTGGAGTATTACTGTTCGCTCATGTTAGACATGATCGCACCGGAAAAAAAGCCGTTTTACGCGCTCGTCATCCGTTATGGCTTAACAAAAGAAGAAGTGGAAAGCATATTGCGCCTGTGCGAACAACTAAGCGAGCAATATAAACAACAAAAAGAGGAAGGTTTCGTCATCTTCACCTCGCTTTTTACACAGTTTGCGAATGCGCTTCATCCGAACCTTCCCCTTGCTGAGACGATTGATGCGTTAAAACAACAACAGCTATTCGTTCCGCTTATGACAGAGTTTCAACGTTTATTACATACGCTCAACGAATGAAGCTACTTCTTTTTGCTGCTCATCTTTCTTTTTTAACTTCCCGCTTTCTTCAACAAACTCTTGCTCGATGTTTTGAAAAGAACGTTCGAAAATTTCCATAAAATCGTCCCCGTACACATTTCGGATCATACACATCACTTCTAACATTTCTGGAAATTTACCATACAATTCATATAAAGGTTGAATGCCTTGGAGCACAGACGTCCGTTTTGGATCGTACGACTCCATTAATTTTAATAAAACTTCTTCTCCTTTTTCCGTCAGTTCAATGTACGTATTTCGTTTATCGTCTTCTTTTTTCGAAAACGACAACAAGCCACGTTCCTCTAATTTTTTTGAAAAGTTAAATGCCGTCGATACGTGCATGACACCAAACTTGGCGATTTCAGAAATGGAAGCCCCTTTCAAATGGTAGGCAATCCACAAAATATGATGCTCGTTAATGTTTAAATCAAACGGTTTAATCCATTGTTGCCAATCTTTTTCGATTGATTTCCATAACGCTTTACTTAACTGGGCAACCCTTTGACTAAATAACATCGCCTCTTTAACAGAATAATGTCGTCCCGTGCTTTTCATCTCTCCACCCACTTTTTCGTATTTCCTTCTTTTTATCTTTTATTATGCCAGTAAAACAATAAATAATAAAGTGTTAAATATTAAAATTTTTTAATAAATTGAAATATATAACTTTTCAAATTAGGAGGAACAAACATGATCATCGCGATGGCGACGATTGGGTTCATTTTTTTATATTTGACGATTGCCACGTTTTCTATGTTGAATAGAGCACGCATGTATCCCCCAAAAAAAGTGTTAAAGCAACGCATAAGCGTGTTCGGAAGTCTTGCTATTTTTTTTATCGCTGTCACTCTTTTGCTCATGCGTATACAGTAAGAACGATATAAGGAAAACCCGACCAGAAACGATCGGGTTCTTTTTATTATTGTTGCGGAACTGTATATGTTCGTCTCATGAGCGACTGTACGATCGGATAAATGACGATCATTGCAATCGTATTGACAAACGCTGTCGGAATGACAACAGCGATAAACAGCCCGCCAAACGTTGCTCCTCCCGGCAACCCAACAATGATTAGCGCAACAGCTAAAAACGTCGCACCGGAAATGAACGTGCCCACAGCCGTAAGCAATGCCGCCTTTATTGGCGTCGCTTTCGCCTTTAGTAACGTAAACAAGCCGAAAAAGATCGCAGCCGTCACAACTTTATCAACGATGTTCGGGATAAACCCTCCTGGGAAACTCGTTGTCACTCCAGAAATAATGCCTGTGGCAATAGCTAATAAACTAACGGCTGTTTTGTTCGGAAAAAGCATAATGCCTAAAAACATCATCGTCAACATCATATCTGGCTTCATCCCGAAGAAAAACCCCGGAATAACCGTATGCAACACTGCGCCAATGCCTACAAAAAGCGACAACAATACTAACGTTCTCGTATTCATTTCTCATCTCTCCTCATCTCATTCTTTTCTCTTCTCAGCTTGTAAACAAGTTTAATAACATTATAGCACTTTAAAGTGCCAAGGTAAAATAAAAATTTTCAAAAAATATTTTTTCGGAACGTTTCCATAAACTGTACAAGTACTTCACACGCTTCCATATCTACTGCGTTATAAATAGATGCCCGGCATCCACCGACAGATCGATGACCAGCTAATCCAATCAATCCTTTTTCTTTCGCTTCCGCTAAAAACTTCTTTGTAAGCTCCTCATTCGGCAACGTAAACGTTACGTTCATATGCGAGCGGCTTTCTTTTTTTGCATGCCCTTTGTAAAAACCTTCACTTTCATCAATACAACGGTACAATATCGCAGCTTTTTCCGCATTTTTCTTTTCAATCGCTTGAACACCACCTTGTTCCTCTACCCATTCAAGAACGAGCGATAACATATAAATCGCAAACGTTGGTGGCGTGTTATATAACGAACGGCTTTCGCTATATGTGCGATAGTTTAACATTGTCGGCAAATGATCGTCTCCTTTTGCGAGCAAATCTTTCCGAATGATGACAACCGTCACGCCTGAAGGGCCTAAATTTTTCTGCGCCCCCGCATAAATAAGAGCAAAACGGCTTACATCAATATTGCGGCTTAAAATATCGCTCGACATATCTGCAATTAAATCGACAGCTACATTAGGAAATTCACGCCATTGTGTCCCTGCAATCGTGTTGTTTGATGTAATGTGCAAATACGCAGCGCGTTCAGACAATTCGATATTCGTCGGAATATATGTATATTGTTCTTCTTTCGACGAAGCTGCCACGTGCGTTGCCCCTACTTTTTTCGCTTCTTTCATCGCTTTATCCGACCATGAGTCTGTTAACACATAGTTACCGACTTCCCCTTCTTTTAACAAGTTCATCGGCACCATCGAAAATTGCAAACTAGCTCCTCCTTGTAAAAAAAGCACATCATGCGTATCAGGAATGTTCATCAGTTTGCGCAACAACGTTTCTGCGCGCTCATGCACCGCATCATATTCTTTGCTTCGATGGCTTAACTCCATAATAGACATACCTGTTTGTTGAAAGTTGAGCAATTCTTTTTGCGCCCGCTCTAACACAGCAAGCGGCAAAGCAGATGGTCCTGCGTTAAAATTGTACGCTCGCTTCACGACTTTCTCCCCCTCATATATGTAATAATATATATCCTAACATGAAACATAAAAAAATGAAGAAAAATT comes from Anoxybacillus flavithermus and encodes:
- a CDS encoding YhaI family protein codes for the protein MSIEQRIEKLEYYCSLMLDMIAPEKKPFYALVIRYGLTKEEVESILRLCEQLSEQYKQQKEEGFVIFTSLFTQFANALHPNLPLAETIDALKQQQLFVPLMTEFQRLLHTLNE
- the serC gene encoding 3-phosphoserine/phosphohydroxythreonine transaminase — its product is MKRAYNFNAGPSALPLAVLERAQKELLNFQQTGMSIMELSHRSKEYDAVHERAETLLRKLMNIPDTHDVLFLQGGASLQFSMVPMNLLKEGEVGNYVLTDSWSDKAMKEAKKVGATHVAASSKEEQYTYIPTNIELSERAAYLHITSNNTIAGTQWREFPNVAVDLIADMSSDILSRNIDVSRFALIYAGAQKNLGPSGVTVVIIRKDLLAKGDDHLPTMLNYRTYSESRSLYNTPPTFAIYMLSLVLEWVEEQGGVQAIEKKNAEKAAILYRCIDESEGFYKGHAKKESRSHMNVTFTLPNEELTKKFLAEAKEKGLIGLAGHRSVGGCRASIYNAVDMEACEVLVQFMETFRKNIF
- a CDS encoding peptidylprolyl isomerase — protein: MKKWTVAMSTAAMLALSACNNGSEVVVETKEGNITKEELYNEMKERYGKDVLRDLVHEKVLSKKFKVTDEELNNEIENLKEMYGTQYDLAVQQNGEEAIRDMVKLDLLRQKAAMEDMKVTDEELKKYYNEYKPKVKASHILVDDEKTAKEIKAKLEKGEDFAKLAKEYSKDTGSAQNGGDLGWFGPGKMVEEFEKAAYALKVGEISDPVKTQFGYHIIKVTDKEEKKSFDEMKEEIEFEVKKSKLDTSKVQSKLDELMKEANVDIKDKSLKDALKSE
- a CDS encoding HTH-type transcriptional regulator Hpr, whose amino-acid sequence is MKSTGRHYSVKEAMLFSQRVAQLSKALWKSIEKDWQQWIKPFDLNINEHHILWIAYHLKGASISEIAKFGVMHVSTAFNFSKKLEERGLLSFSKKEDDKRNTYIELTEKGEEVLLKLMESYDPKRTSVLQGIQPLYELYGKFPEMLEVMCMIRNVYGDDFMEIFERSFQNIEQEFVEESGKLKKKDEQQKEVASFVERM
- a CDS encoding ABC transporter permease, whose product is MIDGQQLWKKRMIAHLAEVRRYGRYMFNDHLLLVLFIGIGASAVFYKRAVDELVSFPYAVVASLLLAFAVTQGGVRTFVKEADAVFFLPIERRLRPYFWRAAVYSFFLHLYVSFIVFVVLLPLHFQFSSQPLFIVLLTIVFLTGWNMFVQWQEEARIGRDHFHTFVRFLTNAAFFYFLFLQQYVWMFVPLLFMVILARYVERKGRKNGLQWEQLLADERRRMQAFYRLAHAFVDVPHMKHTVKKRTSLRFLFRLFDRWHMRPYTYLYVRTFFRAGDYFGLFVRLTVIGSVFIFTLPRGVEWFALLCSYATAVQLLSLRLHHRGHPLLSLYPISSVEAHRSFMSVLLTIGVNQAFIFGMVAYIAHGVFTMLSTFFIVFICYGVVMFYVGKKGAA
- a CDS encoding HIT family protein, whose protein sequence is MSDCIFCKIINGDIPCAKVFENEHVIAFLDISQVTKGHTLVVPKIHKENIYELTPELAQRVFEVVPTIANAIREQFSPEGINILNNNGEIAGQTVFHYHMHIIPRYSKGDGFGAVWKSNQSNYTFDELQHIAAQIKQAL
- a CDS encoding ABC transporter ATP-binding protein, which encodes MMALLQVQHIFGGYTNKDILDDVSFTVQKGEVVALIGLNGAGKSTTIKHIIGLMQPRKGTITINGMTFQDDPQAYRTQFTYIPEMPALYEELTLEEHLRLTAMAYGVTDRAYEQRVPQLLKAFRLEKKLSSFPAFFSKGMKQKVMIMCAFLVDVPLYIIDEPFVGLDPLAIQALLQLIEERKKEGAGVLLSTHILATAERYCDSFIILHDGQVKASGSLPMLQEQLHMPHATLDDIYIELTKEETNDD
- a CDS encoding tryptophan transporter; the protein is MNTRTLVLLSLFVGIGAVLHTVIPGFFFGMKPDMMLTMMFLGIMLFPNKTAVSLLAIATGIISGVTTSFPGGFIPNIVDKVVTAAIFFGLFTLLKAKATPIKAALLTAVGTFISGATFLAVALIIVGLPGGATFGGLFIAVVIPTAFVNTIAMIVIYPIVQSLMRRTYTVPQQ
- a CDS encoding YjcZ family sporulation protein, which codes for MGAGAGYANGFALIVVLFILLIIVGAAWLY
- a CDS encoding M20 family metallopeptidase; its protein translation is MKTLLFAKLREYYDEMVTIRRYLHQHPELSFQEYKTAAYIANYYKQLGIPVRTNVGGNGIVATIHGQQGGKTVALRADFDALPIQDEKDVPYKSTVPGVMHACGHDGHTATLLVLAKALYELREHWRGTIVCIHQHAEEYAPGGAKAMIEDGCLEGVDAIFGTHIWATAPTGVIQYRTGPIMAAADRFQVVIRGSGGHGAEPHKTKDAIVTASQLVLHLQQIVSRRVNPLEPAVVSIGSFVSDNAFNVIADRATLIGTVRTFSEQVRDDIEQEIEQIVKGTCIANGCTYEYTYTRGYPPVVNHEEETKFLASIAHEIDEVTDVVEIPPHMGGEDFAYYLQRVKGTFFFTGAKAETTTIAYPHHHPKFDFDERAMLIAAKTLGLAAIQYTEK
- a CDS encoding rhodanese-like domain-containing protein; its protein translation is MGTWINVVLIILLIYFVAAKILAKNGFERVVNVRGGMNAWNG
- a CDS encoding antibiotic biosynthesis monooxygenase family protein, which codes for MYVFMTNGTIDYLQRLRSQYANERMLLVYDEDNGMLIHETEGTSVFHEPRPYEVLDAVGPLGGSFVVCNNIPVTDEGRPLFEHRFQQRARLIEKEPGFVAIRVLRPLKSDTYVIMTMWENESAFRRWQQSKAYEKAHEKRGTEKAIDQQRSIFPRPSYVTTYAVVKEG